A segment of the Anabrus simplex isolate iqAnaSimp1 chromosome 11, ASM4041472v1, whole genome shotgun sequence genome:
tcttttttttttttttttttttttttttttttgcacgtgtTGGCCTGCTCATAAACTACTGCTTTCAACTGAGTGAACACTGCCACAAGTTCTTCAAGGACACAGAGGTAACCGGTCTGTGAATGGCGCAAGGCCATCAGGTTGTGTAAGGAATGCAAGTGGCTTGTCTTGTTCGCTGTGTTGTGCACTCCAGTGCAGTCGAAAGGCGAGCAAGACGATATGGTCGGGTTGGGCTATGTTGGTTGGATCGCGCTAGTCGTCATCATATGTTTCGTGTGCTTCAAAATATGGTGGTCACGTCGCCGACTTCGCGAATTAGCCAGTCTCATACAGGGGCCGGAAACAGTGCCAGTTCTCGGCAATGTGCATCAATTCTTTGGCGGGCCAAGAAAAGCCGCAAATTATCTACGCGAACTTTTAGCTGAATACCAAGGGCGCGCGTTTCGGATATGGTTTGGACCTCTGCTGTACGTGTGTATCACCGCTCCGGAGGATGTCGAGTTGCTACTGGCCAATCAGCGACTATTGAACCGGGACAGATATCTCATGAGAATTTTAAGTAGATTTCTTGGAAATGGCCTCACCACATGTGCTTCCGATACTTGGAGAAAGCAGAGGAAAATGGTTAACCCTGCTTTTCACACCAAAGTAGTAGAATCCTACATGGAAGTGTTCAACAAACAAGCAAAAGTTTTATCTCAGAAGCTGAAATCTTTTGCTGACGGCAATGTTTTTGATGCCTACCGTCTGGTAGGTCTGTGTACTTTTGATATGATATGTGAAAGTACTTTGGGCGTGACCCTTAACGCTCAAGATTACAGGGATGCGCAGTTTATATTGAGAACAGTTCATAAAATGATGCATCTGCTCTTCAAGCGTGCTGTAAGACCGTGGCTGATCTTTGATGGACTCTACAATTTGACTGAAATGGGGAAAGAACAGAAGAAAGGCGAAACTCTGCTCCGTGCCCTCGGGGACATTGTTATATTTATAAAAATGGAAGCCTATCGTGCAATGAAGTCATCTAAGGCTATGTACGAAGAATGGGAGAAGAAGAAGTCGACGTTCATGGACCACATGATCAGTACCGCAGAGAGTGAAGGTACAACGTTAACCGAGAAACAGCTGAGGGATGAAGTGAACACCATCATGATGGCTGGCCAGGAGACGACAGCTTCCAACCTGTGCTTCATCTTCATGCTCCTGGGCATGTTTCCGAAACACCAAGATGAGATCTATCAGGAGCTGAAAGAGGTATTCGACGACGACTGGGACAGACCAGTGACACCGCAGGATTTGAAACAGTTTAAGTATCTGGATCGTTTCATCAAGGTAAGTCACATCTGTTTGTATTATGTTGTTTTTACTGGTAGTTTAATATAGAATTACtgtaactcagataggttttcagcgacgatggattaggaagaagctaggagtgggaagaacctATTTGTTTTATGCCATACCGATTTAGACAGGTTTCTTCATCCGTGTATGCCACCTATCTACCCGTTTGAGGTgcaccgataccggtgcgctcttACACCCCTATTTCGGTCTGTATATGATAGTTTGTGTgtatgcgtccggctccatggctaaatggttagcgtgctggcctttggccacaggggtcccgggttcgattcccggcagggtcgggaactttaaccatcattggtaaatttctctggcacgaggactgggtgtttgtgtcgtcttcatcatcatttcaccctcaacaCGACGCGtgggttgcctacgggagtcaaatcgaaagacctgcacctggcgagccgaacatgtcctcggacactcccggcaataaaagccatacgccatctcatctCTCTATGTGTATGCGTCGTTTAATTTGTTAGGGGATTTAGTAAAGAATGGTTATTTATCTTGTCTTTAAGCTTTTGGTAGTTATAAGTTATTGGTAATAGGAGTCACAAGACGATCTGTTTCTCACGTGATATGACTGACATGTTTTAATTGTAAGTATACGGTGTGGTAGTCCTGAACGGTGACCCATCCAGGTACTAACAACGCTTGATGTTGCTTTAGGTTGCAACTAGCTTCACCATGAGATCAGCGATGCTTATTAACTGCTTGCCCAGT
Coding sequences within it:
- the LOC136883225 gene encoding cytochrome P450 4C1; amino-acid sequence: MVGLGYVGWIALVVIICFVCFKIWWSRRRLRELASLIQGPETVPVLGNVHQFFGGPRKAANYLRELLAEYQGRAFRIWFGPLLYVCITAPEDVELLLANQRLLNRDRYLMRILSRFLGNGLTTCASDTWRKQRKMVNPAFHTKVVESYMEVFNKQAKVLSQKLKSFADGNVFDAYRLVGLCTFDMICESTLGVTLNAQDYRDAQFILRTVHKMMHLLFKRAVRPWLIFDGLYNLTEMGKEQKKGETLLRALGDIVIFIKMEAYRAMKSSKAMYEEWEKKKSTFMDHMISTAESEGTTLTEKQLRDEVNTIMMAGQETTASNLCFIFMLLGMFPKHQDEIYQELKEVFDDDWDRPVTPQDLKQFKYLDRFIKEAMRVVPVVTLIPREVEEEVKLSTCTLPAGCVAVVGTYVVHRDPRFFPDPERFDPERFLPERSKGRHPYSYIPFGAGPRMCVGFKYAEMQMATTVATVLKSYRVLPTTSYESLLQELELGLVVRPAKGFQVKMVPR